In Pseudomonas alcaliphila JAB1, a single window of DNA contains:
- the ccoG gene encoding cytochrome c oxidase accessory protein CcoG — protein sequence MSEQIPVQDVTPPSSAKNAGVDLYASREKIYTRAFTGLYRNLRLAGGALLFLLFFGTVWLNWEGRQAVWWNLPERKFHIFGATYWPQDFMLLSWLLIICAFGLFFITVFAGRVWCGYTCPQSVFTWVFMWAEKVTEGDRNQRMKLDKQPMSGAKLGRKAAKHGIWVGVSLLTAITFVGYFTPIRELVIEIFTGQASGWAYFWIGFFTLATYGNAGYLREQVCIYMCPYARFQSVMFDQDTLIVSYDPRRGELRGPRKKDADYKAQGLGDCIDCKMCVQVCPTGIDIRDGLQIECIGCAACIDACDDIMDKMNYPKGLISYTTEHNLSGQKTRLLRPRLIGYAVALVAMIGLFAWAVANRPLVELDVLKDRVLFRENERGHIENVYTLKIMNKAQRDMTYVITADGLDGLVYEGKREVRALAGEVYSFPVELSIAPEKLPSSTNNIVFHVQSADDPSIKNDADSRFIGPSLH from the coding sequence ATGAGCGAACAGATACCCGTCCAGGACGTCACCCCTCCTTCCTCTGCCAAGAATGCCGGCGTCGATCTCTACGCCAGCCGCGAGAAGATCTACACCCGCGCGTTCACTGGCCTGTATCGTAATCTGCGACTCGCTGGCGGCGCCCTGCTCTTCCTGCTGTTCTTCGGCACCGTCTGGCTGAACTGGGAAGGCCGCCAGGCGGTGTGGTGGAATCTGCCGGAGCGCAAGTTCCACATCTTCGGCGCCACCTACTGGCCGCAGGACTTCATGCTGCTGTCCTGGTTGCTGATCATCTGCGCCTTCGGCCTGTTCTTCATTACCGTGTTCGCCGGGCGTGTCTGGTGCGGCTACACCTGCCCGCAAAGCGTATTCACCTGGGTCTTCATGTGGGCGGAGAAGGTCACCGAGGGTGACCGCAACCAGCGCATGAAGCTGGACAAGCAGCCCATGAGCGGCGCGAAACTCGGGCGCAAGGCGGCCAAGCACGGTATCTGGGTTGGCGTCTCGCTGCTCACAGCGATCACCTTCGTTGGCTATTTCACGCCCATACGCGAGCTGGTAATCGAGATCTTCACCGGCCAGGCCAGTGGCTGGGCCTATTTCTGGATCGGCTTCTTCACCCTCGCCACCTACGGCAACGCCGGTTACCTGCGCGAGCAGGTGTGTATCTACATGTGCCCCTACGCACGCTTCCAGAGCGTGATGTTCGACCAGGACACCCTGATCGTCTCCTACGACCCACGTCGTGGCGAGTTGCGTGGTCCGCGCAAGAAGGACGCCGATTACAAGGCCCAGGGCCTAGGTGACTGCATCGACTGCAAAATGTGCGTGCAGGTCTGCCCGACCGGCATCGATATCCGCGACGGCCTGCAGATCGAGTGCATCGGCTGCGCCGCCTGCATCGACGCCTGTGACGACATCATGGACAAGATGAACTATCCCAAGGGGCTGATCAGCTACACCACTGAACATAACCTGTCCGGCCAGAAGACCCGTCTGCTGCGCCCGCGCCTGATCGGGTACGCTGTCGCGCTGGTCGCCATGATCGGCCTGTTCGCCTGGGCTGTGGCCAATCGCCCGCTGGTGGAGCTGGATGTACTCAAGGACCGCGTGCTGTTCCGTGAGAACGAGCGCGGTCATATCGAGAACGTCTACACCCTGAAGATCATGAACAAGGCGCAGCGCGACATGACCTACGTGATCACTGCCGACGGCCTCGACGGCCTGGTCTACGAAGGCAAGCGCGAAGTGCGGGCCCTGGCTGGCGAGGTGTATTCCTTCCCGGTCGAGCTGTCCATCGCGCCGGAAAAGCTACCGTCGAGCACCAACAACATCGTCTTCCACGTACAATCCGCGGATGACCCCAGCATCAAGAACGACGCCGACAGCCGCTTCATCGGCCCAAGCCTCCACTAA
- a CDS encoding heavy metal translocating P-type ATPase: MPTPTPCYHCGLPVPAGSQFRADVLGQTREMCCPGCQAVAEAIVAGGLEHYYSHRSENAANPQALPAALPDELALYDRSDVQQPFVQHEGELSETQLLIEGISCAACGWLIEKHLRGVPGVAEAHLNLSNHRLQVRWQDSQIALSKLLAELRRIGYAAHPWRADEAAKRMAAENRRRMRELGVAGLLWMQVMMATMATWPEFNIDLSPELDKILRWTSLFLTTPIVFYCCGQFFRGALRDLRTRHLTMDVSVSLAIGGAYVAGIWSTITGQGELYFDAVGMFALFLLAGRYLERRARERTAAATAQMVKLLPASCLRLDADGQSQRILLRELQVGEQVLVQPGSLIPADGRILAGQSSVDESLLTGEYLPQARGIGDGVTAGTLNVEGPLTVEVQALGDATRLSAIVRLLERAQSEKPRLAEIADRVSQWFLLFILVAAAVVGYAWWEIDSSRAFWVVLALLVATCPCALALATPTALTTATGTLHKLGMLLTRGHVLEGLNQIDTLVLDKTGTLTEGRLTLKAIHPLRDLDQGDCLALAAALENRSEHPIARAFSQAPRAAQSVDSHPGQGLQGLVDGRLLRIGEASFVCALSGQAVPAIASEHGQWLLLGDEQGPLAWFVLDDRLREDAPDLIAAARARGWNIHLLSGDSSPMVGEVARQLGIDDARGGLTPDAKLAVLKQLHGEGRRVLMLGDGVNDVPVLAAADISVAMGSASDLAKTSADAVLLSNRLSSLVDGLKLAKRTRRIIIENLAWATLYNGLVLPFAALGWITPIWAAVGMSLSSLLVVLNALRLSHTPNM, translated from the coding sequence ATGCCCACCCCCACTCCCTGCTATCATTGTGGCCTGCCGGTGCCCGCCGGCAGCCAGTTCCGTGCCGACGTGCTCGGCCAGACCCGCGAAATGTGCTGCCCCGGCTGTCAGGCCGTGGCCGAAGCCATCGTCGCCGGTGGCCTGGAGCATTACTACAGCCATCGCAGCGAGAACGCGGCCAACCCGCAGGCACTGCCCGCCGCCCTGCCGGATGAACTGGCGCTGTATGACCGTAGCGATGTGCAGCAGCCCTTCGTCCAGCACGAGGGCGAACTGAGCGAAACCCAACTGCTGATCGAAGGTATCAGCTGCGCGGCCTGCGGCTGGCTGATCGAGAAGCACCTGCGCGGCGTGCCGGGCGTGGCCGAAGCGCACCTGAACCTGTCCAACCATCGCCTGCAGGTGCGCTGGCAGGACAGCCAGATCGCCCTGAGCAAGCTGCTCGCCGAACTACGCCGCATCGGTTACGCCGCCCACCCCTGGCGCGCCGACGAGGCGGCAAAGCGCATGGCCGCGGAAAACCGCCGGCGCATGCGCGAGCTGGGCGTGGCCGGGTTGTTGTGGATGCAGGTGATGATGGCGACCATGGCCACCTGGCCGGAATTCAACATCGACCTGTCGCCGGAGCTGGACAAGATCCTGCGCTGGACCAGCCTGTTCCTCACCACGCCTATCGTCTTCTACTGCTGCGGGCAGTTCTTCCGCGGTGCTCTGCGCGACCTGCGTACCCGCCATCTGACCATGGATGTCTCGGTCTCGCTGGCCATCGGCGGTGCCTACGTGGCCGGCATCTGGTCGACCATCACCGGCCAGGGCGAACTGTATTTCGACGCCGTGGGCATGTTCGCGCTGTTCCTGCTCGCCGGCCGCTACCTGGAGCGCCGCGCCCGAGAACGCACGGCCGCCGCCACCGCACAAATGGTCAAACTGCTGCCGGCCTCCTGCCTGCGCCTGGACGCCGACGGTCAGAGCCAGCGCATTCTGCTGCGCGAACTGCAGGTCGGCGAACAGGTGCTGGTGCAGCCCGGCTCGCTGATTCCCGCTGACGGGCGCATCCTTGCCGGCCAGTCCAGCGTCGATGAGTCACTGCTGACGGGTGAATACCTGCCTCAGGCACGCGGCATCGGCGACGGCGTCACTGCCGGCACGCTGAATGTCGAAGGCCCGCTGACCGTCGAGGTGCAGGCGCTGGGCGATGCCACGCGCCTGTCGGCCATCGTGCGCCTGCTGGAACGCGCGCAGAGTGAAAAACCGCGCCTGGCAGAGATCGCCGACCGCGTCTCGCAATGGTTTCTGTTGTTCATCCTCGTGGCTGCTGCCGTGGTCGGCTACGCCTGGTGGGAGATCGACTCCAGCCGCGCTTTCTGGGTCGTGCTCGCCCTGCTCGTGGCCACCTGCCCTTGCGCACTGGCCCTGGCCACCCCAACAGCGCTGACCACCGCCACCGGCACCCTGCATAAACTGGGCATGCTACTGACCCGCGGCCATGTGCTCGAAGGCCTGAACCAGATCGACACCCTGGTGCTGGACAAGACCGGTACGCTGACCGAAGGCCGCCTGACGCTCAAGGCCATCCATCCGCTGCGCGATCTCGACCAGGGCGATTGCCTGGCGCTGGCCGCCGCACTGGAAAACCGTTCGGAACACCCCATCGCCCGTGCGTTCAGCCAAGCACCTCGCGCAGCGCAGTCTGTCGACAGCCATCCCGGGCAAGGCCTGCAGGGCCTGGTCGATGGCCGCCTGCTGCGCATCGGCGAGGCCAGCTTCGTTTGCGCCCTGAGCGGCCAGGCCGTACCAGCGATTGCCAGCGAGCACGGCCAATGGCTGCTGCTGGGCGACGAACAGGGGCCACTGGCCTGGTTCGTCCTCGACGACCGCCTGCGCGAAGATGCTCCCGATCTGATTGCCGCTGCGCGCGCACGGGGCTGGAACATTCACCTGCTCTCCGGCGACAGCTCACCGATGGTGGGCGAAGTCGCCCGCCAGCTGGGTATCGACGACGCCCGCGGCGGCCTGACCCCGGATGCCAAGCTGGCAGTGCTCAAGCAACTGCACGGCGAAGGACGGCGTGTGTTGATGCTTGGCGACGGTGTCAACGACGTACCGGTATTGGCTGCCGCCGATATCAGCGTGGCCATGGGCTCGGCCTCCGACCTGGCGAAAACCAGCGCCGACGCCGTGTTGCTGTCGAACCGCCTGAGCAGCCTGGTCGATGGCCTGAAGCTGGCCAAGCGCACGCGCCGTATCATCATCGAGAACCTGGCCTGGGCGACGCTGTACAATGGCCTGGTACTGCCCTTCGCCGCCCTGGGCTGGATCACGCCGATCTGGGCGGCCGTGGGCATGTCGCTCAGCTCGCTGTTGGTGGTGCTCAACGCCCTGCGCCTGAGCCACACCCCAAACATGTAG
- the ccoS gene encoding cbb3-type cytochrome oxidase assembly protein CcoS, whose translation MSALYILIPVAIGLVGFAIWLFFWAVDSGQYDDLDGPAHSILFDDEDPLHKAGVEQAEDHNKPGKPDA comes from the coding sequence ATGTCCGCCCTCTACATCCTGATCCCCGTCGCCATCGGCCTGGTCGGTTTCGCCATCTGGCTGTTCTTCTGGGCGGTGGACAGCGGTCAGTACGACGATCTCGACGGCCCGGCGCACAGCATTCTGTTCGACGACGAAGATCCACTGCACAAGGCTGGTGTCGAGCAGGCCGAAGACCACAACAAGCCTGGCAAACCTGATGCTTGA
- a CDS encoding sulfite exporter TauE/SafE family protein, with the protein MLELAPLLVSALILGLLGGGHCLGMCGGLMGALTLAIPPEQRGRRLQLLLAYNLGRILSYSLAGLLLGLAGWAIAGSKAEVAMRTMAALLLIAMGLYLADWWSGLTRIEALGRGLWRHIQPLTRRFMPVSNLPRALVLGGLWGWLPCGLVYSTLLWASSQGNAVNSALLMLAFGLGTWPVLLATGLAAERITTLLRKRGVRMAGGLLVILFGIWTLPGPHQHWLMGH; encoded by the coding sequence ATGCTTGAGCTGGCACCGCTGCTGGTGTCGGCGCTGATTCTCGGCCTGCTTGGTGGCGGCCATTGCCTCGGCATGTGCGGCGGCCTGATGGGCGCGCTGACTCTGGCGATTCCCCCCGAGCAACGCGGCAGGCGTCTACAGCTGCTGCTGGCTTACAACCTCGGGCGCATTCTCAGCTACAGCCTTGCAGGCTTGCTCCTGGGACTGGCCGGCTGGGCCATTGCCGGCAGCAAGGCCGAAGTGGCGATGCGCACAATGGCTGCCTTGCTGCTGATTGCCATGGGTCTTTATCTGGCCGACTGGTGGAGCGGGCTGACACGCATCGAAGCACTGGGCCGCGGCCTGTGGCGGCATATCCAACCGCTTACCCGGCGCTTCATGCCGGTCAGCAATCTGCCGCGCGCCCTGGTCCTGGGTGGTTTATGGGGCTGGCTGCCGTGCGGGCTGGTCTACAGCACCCTGCTGTGGGCCTCCAGCCAGGGCAATGCAGTCAACAGCGCCCTGCTGATGCTGGCGTTCGGCCTGGGCACCTGGCCGGTGCTGCTGGCCACCGGGCTGGCAGCAGAACGCATCACAACCCTGCTACGCAAGCGCGGCGTGCGCATGGCTGGCGGCCTGCTGGTCATCCTGTTCGGCATCTGGACCCTGCCCGGCCCACACCAGCACTGGCTGATGGGGCACTGA
- a CDS encoding FixH family protein, with translation MTEQTPSPVKPWYKQFWPWFILFLLGYSVVQGLTLLTIATKNPPGLISDDYYDVGKGINQSLEREKLAERLQLHGKLVLDNTTGVATLSLEGNSRPQQIVLNLISPTQPERDRRVILQPAADGQYRGQMIDEVSGRRFVELLGQEGSQNWRLFEEENISGGQTIMIGDNPSY, from the coding sequence ATGACCGAGCAAACCCCATCGCCAGTCAAACCCTGGTACAAGCAGTTCTGGCCCTGGTTCATCCTGTTCCTGCTGGGCTACTCGGTAGTGCAGGGCCTGACCCTGCTGACCATCGCCACGAAGAATCCGCCAGGGCTGATCTCCGACGACTATTACGATGTCGGCAAGGGCATCAACCAGTCGCTGGAGCGCGAAAAATTGGCCGAGCGCCTGCAACTGCATGGCAAGCTGGTGCTGGACAACACCACCGGCGTCGCCACCCTGTCGCTGGAGGGCAACAGCAGACCACAGCAGATCGTGCTCAACCTGATCTCGCCGACCCAGCCGGAGCGTGACCGCCGCGTGATCCTGCAGCCGGCGGCTGACGGTCAGTACCGTGGGCAGATGATCGATGAAGTCAGCGGTCGCCGCTTCGTCGAGTTGCTCGGCCAGGAAGGCAGCCAGAACTGGCGTCTGTTCGAGGAAGAGAACATCAGCGGCGGCCAGACCATCATGATCGGTGACAACCCCTCCTACTGA